In Phoenix dactylifera cultivar Barhee BC4 chromosome 1, palm_55x_up_171113_PBpolish2nd_filt_p, whole genome shotgun sequence, the genomic stretch GCATTTATGGTCATTGAACTAATGGTATATGGGTAAAAATCATGTGTAGAATGCAGAAATTATGTTTGCTTGATGGAAAATATCCCTAACAATGGTTTGACTACTCTTCAAGTCATCTCTATATCTTCTTAGTGATGGTTTGTAGATTATCGAAGTGGTTTGCTATCCTTCATAATGATATCCGCTGACCATTGAGGTTGTCTTACATTTTTTTAGCGATAAACCTAATGGTTTGTCATGATCCTCAATCTTGTCTGATTtagatttgatattttttgttgaTAGCTTGTGATGAGTCTCAAGAGCCTACAATATTTCCATGATATTTTGTCACAAACCAAGGTTGTCCAGCATTTTACTAATAACTATTTGTGGTAACTTTTAggtttattaaatattttactGAACTTGTCTTGGAGACTCCCTATCCAACAACTTGATGCATAAGCTAGGAGTCtccaaattatatgattttcgGTTTATAAGCAATTTAGAGATAGTACATAACATTCAAGGGCTCGGATCATTGATGTTGAATCTTTATTCTGATTTCACCTAACTAGATCTGACTTGAAATCTGGTTGACTGATCCTAGCTCACCTCTctctacatatatgtatatgtatatgcatgtataCACACAGACATATACCCagttacacacacacatacacatatatatatgtgcatttatatgtatacatatatatgtacacataTTTATGTGTGTCTGAGCATGTGTGCCATTGCATACATGCACATGTGTGCGCATGCATGTGTCTATACCTATATATCTATATGtccatgtatatatattttatgtgcATGCATGCTTTCTTGCTTTCTTAAGGCTGGATACCCATCAAATTCTAAATCTTAGTTTTTTATCATAATTATatgaagccatatgtcattcttattgaaatacttttttttttttttctgataatgGGCTGGTTCAGGCTCAGTCatacccaaaagaaaaaaaagggcctGATCTAACAACCCCGAACAGTATATAACTAGGTCCACAGGCTGGCCCACTAACATTTCTACAGGGTAAAACTATGTGATTTATGACTTCTCAAGATGCCATCCTTTAATGTACCCATGTTTTATGCATTGCAGCCTAACGGATCTTCAATTCATGATTCGCAAATTATTTGAGTTTGGCATTATTATATTTTGAGAAAAGGTGATATGATTTTCTTCAATGAATATTACATGTCAATGAATAGCATATGACCTGCCCGTTGAGTATAATGCTCAGATTCTGAAGTTACTCTTATCAGAAAGTTGCAGTCCAAATGCTCAAATAATTTATTCCATGAATTGGTGCAGTCCAAATGCAGTCCAAGTAGGCCAATGTTGTACTAATCATTTTTTGATCTCacgtctttatttttttttcgttCATAGTGGAGATGCAAGTGTGCAAAACATTTACTGCATGTAAGGAGAGGAATTATTGGTACCACTAGGGCATGAAGATAATGGGGCCTGCTGCAGGTTTGGGGGCTGCCATGGCTGAATGCATTGCAGCAGGAGAGTAGGAGACATAATAAAAGAAATAGGGAGGATTAGTTTAGATTATTGGATACTTATATTGCATGTGCTcgcatgcatgcacatgcacaGATGCTACTACATTTTACAGTGCATCacattattagtaatttaagcTTGAGCCAGGCCAAAAGTGGCTCATGCCTGATCTTACATATTTTGGGCCTAAAATCCTGACCCCAGCTCTGTCAAAAGCCTGAATTTACTTAGCCTAAGCCTTGGCCTGAGCCAAACCTGATTACCGAGATTTTTGTTGTGGACTTATTTTTCTCCTAAAAGTCATCTCATGTCACAATATGTTGTTAATATCTACCTCATGGTCATTGTCTGCAACAATAATAACTCTTAAAACTAAAAGACAATTTGATCAATTGCCATTTCCTGTTGAGTGCCTGAAACTAGTGGTTGTAATAACCTTTTCCCATCAAAGAAAAGCTAGAGTATGACTTTATGGTAAGATTTTGCATTTTGAGTAATTCATTGCCTGTATTTTCAGGTCAGCGAATATTGGGGTgtttatatgcttaaaatgttgtgCGGTGCATAGAAGTCTTGGCACACATATTTCGAAGGTAACATACATGGTGCTTCTCATGTTTGTTTTGACTGCTGATTCAGTAGTTTCATTTTACATGTTTCATCCTATTATTGTTCATGGAAGCAATTCAATATTTTGGCACCATCCTTGTGCATGCCTAATGTTAAAGTTCTTCTAAGAAGATTGAGCTTTTAAAATCTTGAAATATTACATAACATTGGATCAAAAATTTACATAAGAAGTAGAGGCCACTCTTCCAAGAATGGAGATCAAGTAAATGTATCTAAGCTCTACACTCATGCCGGCAGTTCATTGGTGAAATGCCTTATTTTTtaagtaaaaaaataagaagctcTACCGAACAAGTGATTATGTGCTATTTTCTGCATGTATCTTTTGACATTAGTCTCCTTTCTAGCAGGGAATTTATCTTTTAATATTTAGCAACGCTCCATTTTATTATAAGAAAAGGCTCccgatttgtttattgtttctgcaagttttaattcttgttaCTGTCATCATTGACCATCAGGTTCTGTCAGTGTCATTAGATGAATGGACTGAGGATGAAATTGAATCTATGCTAGAGGTTGGTGGAAACTCTTATGCCAATGCAATTTATGAGGCCTTTCTTCCACAAGGATATTCCAAGCCTAACCCAGACTCAAGTCATGAGGAGCGTGCAAAGTTCATCAGGTTGAATTTATATTAGATAATCAGTGTCTTATTTCTCATGTAATGAGATGAATGTTGATGTATAAGCACTTTGTCGTCCAATAGGTCTAAGTACGAGCtgcaagaatttttgaaaccaaGTCTACGCATTGTTTCTTCAAATAGCTCTTCCAGCTCTTTCAGATCTTGTAATCCTGGAAAGGATTCAGAAAGTGGGTTTGATTTAGATCTGAGTCAAGTAAGGCTCCATTTTCTACATAtactattattttaaaattttagaaggattttctgcACTTTATATTATTTGTCATTGCTCCTTGGCATAAATATGTCAGTTGACACTGTTGGGTAGGGTCTGTTTCACCTGTCAATACCCTAACCACGTGGTTTTGGAGTTATCCCAGGCTGGCATGGTAGAGTTCATTGGAATACTGAAGGCCAAAGTTATAAAAGGCACTAACTTAGCTATTAGAGATATGCTAAGTAGTGATCCTTACGTTGTCTTGACTCTTGGCAAGCAGGTCAGTTATTTTCAAGCATcaaatctttttattattttgggggAAAACAATTTCAAATGTGTTTCTTCAGGAATGATTATTCAATTCCTTGTCAATTATCCTATAATCATTCTAAATATTCATTCAATGATGTATACCTGCAGGTGGCCCAGACAACTATAATTAAGAGCAATTTGAATCCAGTTTGGAATGAGGAGCTCAAGCTAGCGGTTCCTAAAAAATATGGGCCCTTGAAATTGGTAGGTGCTTCTAAATATGCCTTTTTTTCGGTTCATCAGTTATATCTGCCCTGTTGTACAGCCCACAGTCCATAGGTTGATGGATTGTATGCCATAGATGGTGACAGACGCCAAGCAACCAAGCAAGCTGATTTTGGCCACCCCTCACCATCCTCACAGCTCCTTGCAAACTTCACAACCTTTCTGAAGTGCCCCCTTTCCGTGCACACCCCCCCCCGccccctttcttttttccaGTCTGATTGTTTTGATTTGTTCTCTCATCACCTTGAACGGAGTCCACGGAGGACTTAAGGACCCACCACACTTCTGGCATTCTTAGCCTAGGGTGGCGATCACCTACAGTTGAGTTAgagagaagtaagggagctAGTGCTTTTGCAGACAGTCTAAAAAGTGGTCCTTGATGTGGCCAATGCTATGGTCATGATCCTGGAGAGGTTGGTGAAGCTAGGGTTGGCCGGTTGAGGACAGAGCAGAGGATGTCAAGGAGGGAGACTCATATCCAATGACAACTAAGAGTGCCAGAAGTTGTGCTATGGTGTAGGTCAGGGTTGTGCAAGAGGGATTGAGCACCCAGATGTTGTTGGAGGGAGCTGGATCATCCACTCGAGATTATCGATGGCTAATTGGCTATTTGTTGCAGTTGGAGAGCTAAGGGAGGGTGGCGAGGAAGCTCCACCATGGCGAGGTGGTAGGACATGGAGGAGGGATAGGATAATAGTAGATAGATAAATAAATCAAACAATAATACCCAAGGCGTTGCACTGATTGAAGAAAATTTGCCATGTTAAAAATGTACTGTAGCATGATTTCCTCCCCCTCCCACCacccaagtttttttttctttcacacATACACACAGGTGCACAAGGAGTGAGAAAACCTACTCATCTTGCAGCGGCTAATGACCTAATAAAAGTAATCAATATTTCCTAGGAAGCTAATGTAAATTAAACCACTATTATTTTATAACCCGAGTTTGTCACTTAATGTTCTTTTGAGGTTTTTCTTTGTAACATTTTATCCTGTTTCTGATTGGTTCCTTAAACAGCATGTGTTTGATCATGACATGCTTTCCAAGGATGACTTAATGGGTGAAGCTGAGGTTGATCTTCAACCAATGATCACAGCTGCTATGGCATTTGGAGATCCAGATCTGCTTGCTGATATGCAGATAGGGAAGTGGTTGCAATCGAATGACAATGCCCTCACTAAAGATAGCACTATCAACATTGTTGATGGAAAGGTTAAACAAGAGGTGTCGCTGAAGTTGCAAAATGTGGAGTCTGGAGAGATAGAACTTGAACTGGAATGGATTCCATTGAGTCAGTAGACAAGTCGTCTCTATCATGATCGATCAAAGCTCTGATTCTATTTTCTGGTGCTTCATCACCTTCTCTAAGCAACTCTATGAagtgatatatttggcttcatCACCTTTTCTGGCGCTTCATCACCTTTTGAGAACTTTTTTTGATTGTTGTTGTAGATTTTCTGTGGATCACTGTCATGCATATTGTCGGATGCACAGCAGCTTTCTTGAATAAGTGTTTGATTTACTTTTAGTTGAAGGCTATCATAACCTTTGAAATCACCATCAGAGTAGGATTGGGAAGGTGCTGTACATGCACAATAACCTTATGCCCCCTCATGCATTACCAATAGAAAGGAAGAGGTTATGATCAAAATGTTTATTTCATTGGTTCTTCATGAGATTTAAAGAAGAATCAGATGATAAAAATTGAGACTAGTAAGCAGTTCTTAGGCCCGTATGATACATAGATTTGAAATATGAGTTTTGATTGTAACATTCATGTTGATCTTTGTATGTTTATTTGCTTTCAGAAAAGATCTTGTATGTTTATTTATGAAATTATTCATATCTTAATTGGGATAATCTTATTTCGGTTCCATGTTTGTGATCCTATGCTTTTGTAGATACCGGGAAGAATGTTGATTCATGTAATCCCTGAGCTGTGGCAGGACGGTTAGCTGCAACTGGAGATGTTATGACCTGTGCATGTAACCAACAGATTATTTCAATAACTATGTTTGGCGAAATTACTTGAAGAAACTTTTTTTACACTttgttttttgcttttttttttttttcctgtcccTCAAAACTCACCAAACCCTACCCCTAATCTTATAAATATGTGAGAGACCAGGCGACTTAGGTGAGAGAGATCACACAAAAAACTGGGAAAAAAGAGAGGTGTCAAAGATTTGCTTTTCATGATTCGCGATATCTGGATGATGATAAAGGACGGAGGGGTTGTTCAGGTGAAACATGTGtttaaagaaatcaatgaagctaCGGATTGGGTGGCCACGTACGTGGTTAACTATGCTAGTAGCATCCTGTAGGTGGGAGATAGGAAGCTGCCTTGAGAGCTccgtgatattttgtttttcaattttattgggtgcatccATACACGTGTTATATAAATCACCcggtctagcaaaaaaaaaaaaattgctttccaagaaaagaaaggaagagaaaaaaaaatctttaaaccCTTTTAGTATGTTTGTACATGAAGATATATCATGAACCAGATCCTAAACTTCCATTGCATGCATTTAACATGAATCCTCATGTCCATCCAAGTGGCACCGATTAAGAAAACCTTCTTACACGAGGACTTGGAAGGAGATGGCACTTACTTGTGTGGCTTTCTTCCTCCTAGCGCAGAAAAGGCAGAGGTGGGTTTAGATCTAAAGAAATAATAGATCTAATTCTTTGTGCTTGGTATCCCCTTGGCTCAAGAATTCTTAGAGTATGGCGACCAAGAAACCTTATGAGATCATACAGGTCAACTGAGCCTATGGGCGGTAAAGCTTGAAAAATTATATGCTTCCTTGATCACAATACATAGACAAACTCCATGATCATATCATATTTGAGGATCCTTACTGAATAGatcttatatatttatataggatcaaagaattcaaaaaatacCTTATGAACCATTTTGAGTGAGACCTTGAATTGTagcaaatggtatcaaagcagacTCAGCCCATAATTCATGTAGACTATAAGATATTATAGATACATTAAGACTGACCACAGGCCGATCgtgatgcttgtgattagatttgaatgaatttgaaccatTAGTATAAACAGACCCTAAAGAGACTAAAGGATATGACAAGCGTGAGAGGGAGTCTCCAATAGACAAAGGCCATGGTTTCTCTTGTTTCATATTCAACCTCGATCCTAACCAGGATCCAACCTATTTACTTGATGGATTTGGGCGATGTTCGATCCCTGTTTTGATGTTAACCCTCTATTTGGGAAGCTAGAtttaaacttttaaactaaCATTTATTGGATCAGATTAGATCTGTTTGCTCTGGTTCAAATCATATGAAAACTAAATCAGACCTCACTGAATTCATAATTAAATCTTAGTTGCTAATCCATGTTCAATGCATGGGTCATAACCATTAGTCACAATACTGGGACCTGCAAGGTAATCAGAGGCCAGTTTGGTCTTCTCTGAGTCTCAGTTAACCTGCCATGGGCTTGGCGAGACTTGTTCAACTCCAGACTCAATTATACTCTATAAGAATCTGCAGTAATATACTGATAGTTATCCATTAgccttttttaagaaaaaaaatatttctgtaaAAGGGTATAGTTATGATGTGTTAAACAAGGGAGACACATAACCTATTTCACCCAATAAATTAACGCTACCGTGTAGGTTAAAAGATAAGCAGGTTTGTGTCGCTACCGTGTAGGTTAAAAGATAAGAAGGTATATAGGATACAAGGAGGTGTGTAGGTTAAAAGACAAGAAGGTTTATATAACGCTTTCCTGCTTTCCTCTTTCCTCTTTCCTCCTCGGATTAGGGGAGGAATGATCCATTCGATGAGGTTTTGTAACAAGCACTGGGGTGACAAGGTTCCTAAGACAGAATATCCATAGCATGAGATTAGATTTCTAATACATAAAATTCACTGTACACATATTTTCTCTAAGGTTTTGTAACAAGCACTGGGGTGACAAGGTTCCTAAGATAGAATATCCATAGCATGAGATTAGATTTCTAATACATAAAATTCACTGTACACAAATATTTTCTCTAACCATCTAATCACTGGCCAAATAAATTCGGATTATCCAAAGATATCATTTTTCATTGCCAATGAACTTTTTGTAGGAAAAGTGGCTTTGGATTCTGGAACTGCGATTGCCATCATTTGAGCTCTCCGCAGGGAGTAAATTATCTCTGGAAATAAACAACGAGGGAATTCACGATGAACAAAAGCCAAGACTTCAATATCTTCATTAAAGTAGTAATGCTGAGATTAATACTGTTTTAAGACATTAAGTTTAACTTTAGCtactaaatattttatttaatatggtaaaaaaatataaatcagaCAACATACTGATATCTTATCAGTCAATATCTTAAGATATACCAAATAAGTACTAAGATtttacatgtaaatattattagttatatatatatatatatataataaagaaCCATCACGCAGCCCTAGCAGTCTGCCTAATTGGGTcagttttatttaaaattttttacataaatatctttctaaacatttaaatttgcacaaatattttcttaaaatttatatttatttctacatacttataaaacactgttttatacaaatatttctaatataacgattcttttaacatcattaataaaaaccatagttattttaattaaaaataaaataaatttttatttttttctgtcTCATTTGTTTTTACACATGTatctattaagaatattttagtcattttaatttgaaacataGCATTAGATGACATgagtacatatataaaaataagaataaaaaatagaatagcAAAAGAAGTGTTTTACGATGGTATAAATACAGATatcaattttaagaaaatatttatacaaattttaatatttaaaaagatatttatgaaaacaaattatttatttatttttttacccCACCACCTACTCCTCAACTATATAAGtacagaaaaaataataaaaagttatgcaaatgttgaaaaaaaatccaaaaaaaaaatccctaatCCGTATCTCCTATAAACTCCCTACCCAACCCTAAATCCACACCGACTAGATGAAAACATCTTCGCAAGTAGGCTCCTATAGATATGGGTTATAAGTCAATTATCAGCACTGATTGAATCAGAGTGGTGCATGAGCAGCATGACTTTGTCCCTCCTCAATGACTACTGATGAGAACAATATAAACAGTCGTATCATTCGATATCCTAAGAAAAATTgtgtaaaaaaataaagaattaacaaAAAGGTTGAAAAAATAACAGGACATTCAAAGGTGGAATTTGGAGCTCAGTGGAAGGATAAGTCTGTTTATAATAATGCGGAAAGGCTCGCGGCAAGATGACACCACTGGCCGCTCCACCATTCTAAGCTCACCATCGCTTCCATTCCTCCTTGCTTCCACCAAATTAAAAACCCTAACTTTctcccaaaaaattaaaaaaatatcaatcgGTTCAATAattggccagaaatttatcaaaattatattttgatgaaagatCTAAAGGAAAAATCTCAACTTTTCTCTTTTAAAGAT encodes the following:
- the LOC103710658 gene encoding ADP-ribosylation factor GTPase-activating protein AGD12-like isoform X2 — its product is MSKKEKASPASVRKLKELLHIRDNRFCADCGAPDPKWASANIGVFICLKCCAVHRSLGTHISKVLSVSLDEWTEDEIESMLEVGGNSYANAIYEAFLPQGYSKPNPDSSHEERAKFIRSKYELQEFLKPSLRIVSSNSSSSSFRSCNPGKDSESGFDLDLSQAGMVEFIGILKAKVIKGTNLAIRDMLSSDPYVVLTLGKQVAQTTIIKSNLNPVWNEELKLAVPKKYGPLKLHVFDHDMLSKDDLMGEAEVDLQPMITAAMAFGDPDLLADMQIGKWLQSNDNALTKDSTINIVDGKVKQEVSLKLQNVESGEIELELEWIPLSQ
- the LOC103710658 gene encoding ADP-ribosylation factor GTPase-activating protein AGD12-like isoform X1, giving the protein MLTWHLVHIDVSSVGLSRFSIGGMSKKEKASPASVRKLKELLHIRDNRFCADCGAPDPKWASANIGVFICLKCCAVHRSLGTHISKVLSVSLDEWTEDEIESMLEVGGNSYANAIYEAFLPQGYSKPNPDSSHEERAKFIRSKYELQEFLKPSLRIVSSNSSSSSFRSCNPGKDSESGFDLDLSQAGMVEFIGILKAKVIKGTNLAIRDMLSSDPYVVLTLGKQVAQTTIIKSNLNPVWNEELKLAVPKKYGPLKLHVFDHDMLSKDDLMGEAEVDLQPMITAAMAFGDPDLLADMQIGKWLQSNDNALTKDSTINIVDGKVKQEVSLKLQNVESGEIELELEWIPLSQ